Part of the Shewanella eurypsychrophilus genome is shown below.
CATGTAGATTATCAAGAGAAATGCTTTGCTGTTGTTGCTGATAAGGGGCGACAGTATCTGAGATCGCTTCAACCCAAGGTGACCACCAGGCAATACCAATAATGTGAGCAATAAAAACACACGCAGCGATAGCAAGCATTATTGGCTTCTTATGGTTTCTGCTTGTGGCAATACTAGGTAGATGCAGAACGTAGCCATGACGCGGCACCGTTTTAAGTTCTATGTCTGATTCGTGGGCGAGTTTACGCCTTAATAAACTGATGCATTGTTGCAATGACGATTGAGCAACCACTCGTTCAGGCCAGCCAACTTGTATTAGCTGCTCTTTACTGACTAACGTGTTATGGCTGGTTACAAGAAGTTTTAGAACAGCGGCTTCAGCATAGCTAAGCTCGATCTCGGTACTATCTTCTAAGATTAATAGCTGCTTGGCGACATCTAGTTTAAGTTGCTGAGTGATTTGCAAATGTGTCTCGTTACTTGGTGAGTTTGTATGGAAGGCGGAGATCTCGATATTATATTGCTAGCTATTTCAACACGACAAACCATATCACTGTAAAATATGATCTGACTGGCAATTTCTCTCACATATTAACAAAAGGGTTGCCGCCTAGATAAGAAAACCTAGGCGGGGTTAATCTCATTGCAGGGAGACTTTTATAGCTTGTGAACTTGCTTTAGGTTTTCGATAGAGTGACAAACCGCACAAGACTCAACTTGCAGCTCATTTTCTGTGACACCAAAGCGTCCACCGTTTTGCTCCATATGAGCACGAACAGCCTTGTTGATCACCATTTCGCCTTCAGCATTCTCCTGCTTAGCATGACATGCATAACATGTAGCTGAGACTGGAGAGGTATAAGCATCAATCGTGATATCTGTAGCCGGGTGAGCGGTTGAATCTGGATCGTAATCAAGATCTAATGCTAGTGGGCGCCCCTGTGAAGTTAGACGTTCGACACCAAAAGTATCTCCCTCATGACAGCGGTAACAGTTAGCTTTATCCGCTGGGTAGTCGACATTACGCACACCATTAACAGTATCTTGTGTAGCACGCTGATTAGTATGCAGTGAGTGCATCCAAACCTTGTGATCTGGGTGCGTTACCGTTAGTTGCTCAACATAATCCCAATCACTCGGCTTAGTGTGCATCTCGCGAATGGCCTGAGTCGGTGGCGTATTAGGGTTATGACAGGCTAAACAAGGATCTATGATATCGGCTGTAGAGCTAATAAATCCTGACTTACCTGTAGGTAGCATAGCGCGCTCGGCAAATGGTTCGATATGGTTGCCTAGTTCGTCATGATCATGACCAGAGAAACAAGTCGTATCGGCGTGCTTCTTGTTCATCTCAGTCTTGCGGCTATGACAGCTACGACAAGCAAGCTCAGTATTTTGGCTAAACTCGTCGAAACCATGGCAAGAACCACACTTCTCGTTGCTGACGATAACTGGACGAGCCTCTGAAGGATCTTCAGTTAGACCATCTCTGTTAAAGAACCAGCGTTCATTCATAGAGGCATTCTTAGCATGGCCGCTCTCATCACAGCTCATTAGGCTTTGATCTGGAGCGAAACAGTAGATAAGGCGGTTAGAGATGAAACCGGCATCATCAATTAGGTCGCCAGAGATACTATCTTGGGTAACAACTGGCCCCATTAGGTAGGTGAACACATTGTCACTGCTGCTATGTAGCGGCGTGCGAGCACGTTCACCTGCAGGAGTAATTCCGCTGCCATCTTGAGTAATATCTTTCTTGTTACTCTTTACATAAATGGTGTAACCACGGCTAGTGGTAAAGTCGACCGAAGTTCCCCAGTTAACGTACATCTGCAGGTTCTTGATCCACTCGGCATCGGCTGGGTTGTTGTTTGCAACGGCAATCGCCTCACCCTGCTTGTTGAGTAGTGCAAAACTGATCTCAGCAAAGTGCTCGCCATCTTGCTCGACAAGTTTTGCATCACGCACGTCGACAGTGACGATACCGCGCTGCTGCTCATCGATTGCTTTTTCATATTTACTCAGGTGATCATCGTAGGTCTGCTCTGGTGCATGACAGGTTAGGCACTGACCGTTGCTTTCTTGACCTGAGTGATCGTAAACTTCGTTGCTAGTCATATCATGACAGCTAGAACAAGTTTCGCGGGTCGGAACTTGATTCCAGTTTAGCGCTTGCTGTAGAGATTCAGACTCTTCACCTTCATGGCAGCTTACACAGTTGCCAATAGGCTCTGAAGTGACACCAATATGTACACTATGAGCCAGTACGGGCCACACTTTACTTGGATCTGACATGTTATTGCTGGTATGACAGCTGGCACAGTTTTCTAGCTCATCACCACCATGTTTAATACTTTCGATGCTATCGTGACACTTTAAGCAGTTGCTAGCGTCGACGATGGCACGATTGTTAGTGATCTCTGAACCGTCGAGGTTAAAATCGTTATGAGTATAGCTCTGTGGTACTTGAGCTGACTCTTCTACTCGTAGAGTGACACGTTGGGTCCATTCACTATTAAACTCAACATCTTGACCTACAAGTGGGCCACTCATGGTATAGCGATAGCTGCCATCCATATTGTCCACTAAAATGCCTTCACAGCCTTTCTCAGGTGTACAGTATTCGCTTGATAGCGTTTGCCACTGTGAGCGTTCACCTTCAAACTCTGGTAGTAATTGAGCTGTATCTAGCTTGATTGCAGCAATTTTTACTACAGGAAGCTGCTTTTCATTATAAGCAGTAAAATCTAGTGATAGCTGTTGATTAACGATTTCACTGTTAGTGATATTCAGTGTCAATACTTCAGCTTGTGTACTGACTATTCCGCCTGGGTTACCAGGTTTTCCATCGGTGCCATCTTTGCCGTCGCTACAACCTAAGGTAGTTAGTGCGACAGCCGCCGATAATGCAAAGTAACTAAATCTACGTGCATGTGTTGTTTTTATGATCATCATCTTTCTTATCTCAATGGGTTTGAGGTTATTTGTTTTTTGTTGCGGCGTGATGGTGCATCAAGATGGTAAATTACGATGTGAGCTGGGCTTTAATTGAGTTTGTTTTAGCTTTTTGAGGGGGGGTTTTAGAAAAAATCAGAGGTTTTTAGCACAAGAGTACAGTCTCGGAACTTCTATGTTGGTTAGGTGACGACTGAGATTGATGGCATTTGTAGTAAGCTGTGGTCAGCCTATGACCCCATAGGGCATAATAAGCTTATTAGTCCTAAACAGAACTCAAAGCCGTGACTGCAATTTTTTTCAATTCTCAATATCCGACATTAGAAGCTATCTGTGAACGATGGGATCTGACCTTCGATAAAGCAGCGGAATTTGAGCTGGTTTTTGAAAATAACACCTTAACCCTAAACAAGCGTGATGAGCCAAAACTCAAGGGGATCAGTGTCGATTTTGTCTCCGGTGCGGTAGCTCATAGGCGTAAATTTGGTGGTGGGCGAGGCCAATCGATTGCTAAGGCCGTTGGTTTGAAGCAAGGAGTTAATCCTACAGTAGTCGATGGTACCGCTGGGTTAGGGCGCGATGCATTTGTGCTGGCGAGTTTAGGCTGTAATGTGACTATGGTGGAACGAAACCCTGTGGTTGCCGCGCTACTTGAAGACGGTTTGCGCCGCGCCTATGAGAGCGAAGAGATTGGCGATTGGATGCGTGAACGCATGAGGTTGGTACATGGCTCGAGTCTCGAGGCTGTGGCCGAGCTTGGCGAAGAGGCCGATGTGGTGTATCTAGATCCTATGTATCCACATAAAACCAAATCTGCATTAGTAAAGAAAGAGATGCGCGTATTCCAGACATTAGTCGGCGCCGACCTTGATGCAGATGGACTGCTCGCGCCAGCCATGGCACTTGCCACTAAACGTGTCGTAGTGAAACGTCCCGACTATGCCGAAGACCTAGACGGCGTAAAACCTTCTATGGTCATAGCGACCAAGAAAAACCGCTTCGATGTTTACGTTAAGGCTGCAATGACGAGTTAACAGCGGGATGCTGATAT
Proteins encoded:
- a CDS encoding OmcA/MtrC family decaheme c-type cytochrome, which produces MMIIKTTHARRFSYFALSAAVALTTLGCSDGKDGTDGKPGNPGGIVSTQAEVLTLNITNSEIVNQQLSLDFTAYNEKQLPVVKIAAIKLDTAQLLPEFEGERSQWQTLSSEYCTPEKGCEGILVDNMDGSYRYTMSGPLVGQDVEFNSEWTQRVTLRVEESAQVPQSYTHNDFNLDGSEITNNRAIVDASNCLKCHDSIESIKHGGDELENCASCHTSNNMSDPSKVWPVLAHSVHIGVTSEPIGNCVSCHEGEESESLQQALNWNQVPTRETCSSCHDMTSNEVYDHSGQESNGQCLTCHAPEQTYDDHLSKYEKAIDEQQRGIVTVDVRDAKLVEQDGEHFAEISFALLNKQGEAIAVANNNPADAEWIKNLQMYVNWGTSVDFTTSRGYTIYVKSNKKDITQDGSGITPAGERARTPLHSSSDNVFTYLMGPVVTQDSISGDLIDDAGFISNRLIYCFAPDQSLMSCDESGHAKNASMNERWFFNRDGLTEDPSEARPVIVSNEKCGSCHGFDEFSQNTELACRSCHSRKTEMNKKHADTTCFSGHDHDELGNHIEPFAERAMLPTGKSGFISSTADIIDPCLACHNPNTPPTQAIREMHTKPSDWDYVEQLTVTHPDHKVWMHSLHTNQRATQDTVNGVRNVDYPADKANCYRCHEGDTFGVERLTSQGRPLALDLDYDPDSTAHPATDITIDAYTSPVSATCYACHAKQENAEGEMVINKAVRAHMEQNGGRFGVTENELQVESCAVCHSIENLKQVHKL
- a CDS encoding class I SAM-dependent methyltransferase, with amino-acid sequence MTAIFFNSQYPTLEAICERWDLTFDKAAEFELVFENNTLTLNKRDEPKLKGISVDFVSGAVAHRRKFGGGRGQSIAKAVGLKQGVNPTVVDGTAGLGRDAFVLASLGCNVTMVERNPVVAALLEDGLRRAYESEEIGDWMRERMRLVHGSSLEAVAELGEEADVVYLDPMYPHKTKSALVKKEMRVFQTLVGADLDADGLLAPAMALATKRVVVKRPDYAEDLDGVKPSMVIATKKNRFDVYVKAAMTS